One region of Vibrio pelagius genomic DNA includes:
- the mioC gene encoding FMN-binding protein MioC: MIHIITGSTLGGAEYVGDHLNDLLEEQGQAITLHNQPEYASIPQQDTWLIVTSTHGAGEFPDNIKPFIAELTEQAPQLDKVRFAVIAIGDSSYDTFCAAGQAAHELLTNLGAQAISDCFTIDVLETPVPEDAAEEWFNDHSEQF, from the coding sequence ATGATCCACATTATTACGGGCAGCACGCTCGGCGGGGCTGAATACGTTGGTGATCACTTAAATGATCTCCTCGAAGAACAAGGTCAAGCGATCACGCTCCACAATCAACCTGAGTATGCATCAATCCCGCAGCAAGATACTTGGTTGATCGTGACATCAACCCATGGTGCGGGTGAATTCCCAGATAATATCAAGCCATTCATTGCCGAACTGACCGAGCAAGCACCTCAACTCGATAAGGTTCGTTTTGCTGTGATTGCGATTGGTGACTCAAGCTACGATACCTTCTGCGCCGCAGGTCAAGCCGCCCATGAGTTATTAACAAATCTTGGCGCACAGGCGATTTCTGACTGTTTTACCATCGATGTATTGGAGACTCCAGTACCCGAAGACGCTGCAGAAGAGTGGTTTAACGATCATAGTGAGCAGTTTTAG
- the mnmE gene encoding tRNA uridine-5-carboxymethylaminomethyl(34) synthesis GTPase MnmE — MTTDTIVAQATAPGRGGVGIIRVSGPQAAQVALEVTGKVLKPRYAEYLPFKSHDGIELDQGIALYFPNPHSFTGEDVLELQGHGGPVVMDMLIKCILTISGVRAARPGEFSERAFLNDKMDLTQAEAIADLIDASSEEAAKSALQSLQGEFSKRINTLVESLIHLRIYVEAAIDFPEEEIDFLADGKVSGDLQAIIDNLEAVRQEANQGAIMREGMKVVIAGRPNAGKSSLLNALSGKESAIVTDIAGTTRDVLREHIHIDGMPLHIIDTAGLRDASDEVEKIGIERAWEEIEQADRVLFMVDGTTTDATDPKDIWPDFVDRLPAKIGMTVIRNKADQTGEELGICHVNDPTLIRLSAKTGQGIDSLRNHLKECMGFAGGHEGGFMARRRHLDALERASEHLDIGQQQLEGYMAGEILAEELRIAQQHLNEITGEFSSDDLLGRIFSSFCIGK; from the coding sequence ATGACTACAGATACGATTGTTGCTCAAGCGACCGCGCCCGGGCGTGGTGGTGTCGGTATTATCCGCGTTTCAGGCCCACAGGCAGCTCAGGTTGCTCTAGAGGTTACAGGTAAGGTTTTAAAACCTCGCTACGCTGAGTACCTGCCATTCAAATCTCATGATGGTATTGAGTTAGACCAAGGTATTGCCCTTTACTTCCCTAACCCGCACTCCTTCACTGGTGAAGATGTTCTTGAGCTTCAAGGTCACGGTGGCCCTGTGGTTATGGACATGTTGATTAAATGTATTCTAACCATCTCAGGCGTACGTGCTGCACGTCCAGGCGAGTTCTCAGAGCGCGCATTCCTCAATGATAAAATGGATTTAACCCAAGCAGAAGCGATTGCTGACCTGATTGATGCAAGCTCAGAAGAAGCGGCGAAGTCAGCGCTTCAGTCACTGCAGGGTGAGTTCTCAAAGCGCATCAACACGCTGGTGGAGTCACTGATCCACTTACGTATCTACGTTGAGGCGGCAATCGACTTCCCAGAAGAGGAGATCGATTTCCTAGCCGACGGTAAAGTGAGTGGTGACTTACAGGCTATCATCGACAATTTGGAAGCGGTTCGCCAAGAGGCTAACCAAGGTGCCATCATGCGTGAAGGCATGAAGGTGGTGATTGCCGGTCGTCCTAATGCGGGTAAGTCGAGCCTACTCAACGCACTATCTGGTAAAGAATCCGCTATCGTGACTGATATTGCTGGTACCACACGTGACGTACTGCGTGAACATATCCACATTGATGGCATGCCACTGCATATCATCGATACTGCAGGCCTGCGTGACGCATCTGATGAAGTCGAGAAAATCGGCATTGAGCGTGCTTGGGAAGAGATTGAACAAGCAGACCGAGTGCTATTTATGGTGGATGGCACAACCACAGACGCGACTGACCCGAAAGATATCTGGCCTGATTTTGTTGATCGTCTACCGGCTAAAATCGGTATGACGGTGATCCGTAATAAAGCCGATCAAACGGGTGAAGAGCTAGGGATCTGTCATGTGAATGACCCTACGCTCATTCGTCTATCAGCGAAAACAGGCCAAGGCATTGATTCTCTTCGTAATCATCTCAAAGAGTGTATGGGCTTTGCTGGTGGCCATGAAGGCGGCTTCATGGCACGCCGACGTCACCTTGATGCACTAGAACGCGCATCAGAGCACCTGGATATTGGTCAACAGCAGCTTGAAGGCTATATGGCAGGTGAAATTTTGGCAGAGGAGCTGCGCATTGCTCAACAGCACCTTAACGAGATTACCGGTGAGTTCAGCTCAGATGACCTACTCGGTCGCATCTTCTCTTCTTTCTGTATTGGTAAATAA